A genomic stretch from Nocardia wallacei includes:
- a CDS encoding HIT family protein: MASVFSAIINGDLPGRFVWEDDEFVAFLTIAPVTQGHTLVVPRKEIDQWQDLDPDTFARINGVAQKIGRAVRAAWDAPRAGLLIAGLEVPHLHVHVFPAFDLADFNISQADPSPSPESLDEAQARIKQALRDLGYGADVPD; encoded by the coding sequence ATGGCTTCTGTCTTCAGCGCGATCATCAACGGCGACCTGCCGGGACGATTCGTCTGGGAGGACGACGAGTTCGTCGCGTTCCTCACCATCGCACCGGTCACCCAGGGCCACACCCTGGTCGTCCCCCGCAAGGAGATCGACCAGTGGCAGGACCTCGATCCGGACACCTTCGCCCGCATCAACGGCGTAGCCCAGAAGATCGGCCGAGCGGTTCGGGCGGCCTGGGATGCTCCCCGGGCGGGACTGCTCATAGCGGGCCTGGAGGTCCCGCATCTCCACGTGCACGTATTCCCGGCCTTCGACCTCGCCGACTTCAACATCTCCCAGGCAGACCCGTCCCCCAGCCCGGAATCCCTGGACGAGGCCCAGGCCAGGATCAAGCAGGCCCTGCGCGATCTCGGCTACGGCGCCGACGTGCCC